Proteins found in one Populus alba chromosome 14, ASM523922v2, whole genome shotgun sequence genomic segment:
- the LOC118039246 gene encoding condensin complex subunit 2, producing the protein MGEILSPKQRLPRIQSPTSPFFLGSNDDNLERAQARAARAAAIRRKIIAANSQPPPLQDPDPCLDKQQILDLFHNCIKLASENKINQKNTWELNLIDHLAEIIKVEEESDTETNFQKASCTLEAGVKIYSLRVDSVHSEAYKVLGGINRAGLEDEPGTVDGVNADNGHEESHSKKETEKKISPLSTLEPSFEALNVKKFDVAFAVDPLYHQTSAQFDEGGAKGLLLNNLGVYGGCRVLFDSQEVPGKCTSCENQREGLDMIELSFARDYIEQMVLNMRTKDEISPTLGIIVDQFDEDNKRPLNIFPSHQTFADQFHEDDRTCNNEVEFDGETHENCGPWNVDQDDQRSVIDEDPIGADTTFPSYHEEREPHLFDNPDTDDRFDKVDWPLFLSLGFTSKRNDWAGPDHWKYQKVKEDPSTTEEGSPVITKRPKTKKKAELDIDFTKALDEEMPDVFAPPKNAKSLLLPANRPQCNTTLPEDCHYQPEDLAKLFLLPNIMCLGKRRKKFSDETRQQADDCGLLPSWDGENAFAGQFDDGDAYSDVEDPNTLVSQPRQVNKIEVHYDKASKQVDVQTLKETLWHHIQESPQMPVQDQEEAVSFRDLLASFPSDCRAAATIKEISPHLCFICLLHLANEHGLSIRGCATLNDLSIHFPQ; encoded by the exons atgggagAAATTCTAAGCCCTAAGCAGAGACTCCCCAGGATTCAATCCCCaacttctcctttcttcttagGCTCCAACGACGACAACCTCGAGCGTGCTCAGGCACGTGCTGCACGCGCCGCCGCTATCCGCCGCAAGATCATCGCCGCTAACTCTCAACCACCGCCTCTTCAAGATCCAGATCCCTGCCTCGACAAGCAGCAGATCCTCGATCTCTTTCATAATTGCATAAAACTCGCCAGCGAGAAT aaaataaatcaaaagaacacATGGGAATTGAATTTGATTGACCATCTCGCCGAGATCATCAAGGTCGAAGAAGAAAGTGATACTGAGACCAATTTCCAAAAG GCGAGTTGTACCCTAGAAGCTGGTGTTAAAATCTACTCATTAAGGGTAGATTCTGTGCATTCAGAGGCGTATAAGGTGCTTGGTGGGATTAATAGAGCTGGTCTTGAAGATGAACCAG GTACTGTGGATGGTGTTAATGCTGACAATGGACACGAGGAAAGCCATTCGAAAAAAGAGACTGAGAAAAAG ATATCACCTTTGTCAACATTGGAGCCGTCTTTTGAAGCTCTTAATGTAAAGAAGTTTGATG ttgcATTTGCTGTGGATCCTTTGTATCATCAGACATCTGCACAATTCGATGAAGGTGGAGCCAAGGGTCTTTTATTGAACAATCTTGGAGTGTATGGTGGATGTCGAGTGCTTTTCGATTCACAAGAAGTACCGGGGAAGTGCACATCATGTGAAAATCAGCGTGAAGGGCTTGATATGATTGAGCTTTCTTTCGCTAGAG attacattgaacaaatGGTACTGAACATGCGGACAAAGGATGAAATTTCACCAACTCTTGGGATTATAGTCGATCAATTTGATGAAGACAACAAAAGgccattaaatatttttccatcTCACCAGACATTCGCTGACCAATTTCATGAAGATGATAGAACTTGTAATAATGAAGTTGAGTTCGATGGTGAAACACATGAGAATTGTGGACCCTGGAATGTAGATCAAGATGACCAAAGAAGTGTGATTGATGAGGACCCCATTGGTGCAGATACAACTTTTCCAAGTTATCATGAG GAAAGAGAGCCACATTTGTTCGATAACCCAGATACGGATGACAGATTTGACAAAGTTGATTGGCCATTGTTTTTGAGTCTGGGATTTACATCAAAACGAAATGATTGGGCAGGTCCTGATCATTGGAAGTATCAGAAAGTTAAAG AGGATCCTTCTACTACAGAAGAAGGATCACCAGTAATAACTAAGAGACCAAAGACCAAGAAGAAAGCAGAACTTGATATTGATTTCACAAAAGCCTTGGATGAAGAAATGCCTGATGTCTTTGCTCCTCCCAAAAATGCGAAGTCATTACTTCTACCTGCAAATAGACCACAGTGTAATACAACACTGCCAGAAGATTGCCATTATCAGCCTGAGGATCTTGCTAAGTTGTTTCTTCTACCTAATATAATG TGCCTtgggaagagaagaaaaaagttttcag ATGAAACGAGGCAACAGGCAGATGATTGCGGACTACTGCCATCATGGGATGGTGAAAATGCCTTTGCTGGCCAATTTGATGATGGAGATGCCTATAGTGACGTGGAAGACCCCAACACACTCGTTTCCCAGCCTCGCCAG GTAAATAAAATCGAAGTACACTATGACAAGGCTTCTAAGCAAGTTGATGTCCAGACACTAAAGGAAACTCTTTGGCACCACATACAAGAATCTCCCCAAATGCCTGTCCAG GATCAAGAAGAGGCAGTGTCTTTCAGGGATCTCTTGGCTAGTTTTCCTAGTGATTGCAGAGCTGCTGCAACTATAAAGGAGATTTCTCCTCATTTGTGTTTCATATGCCTCTTACATTTGGCTAATGAACATGGTTTGAGCATCCGTGGTTGTGCCACCTTAAATGATCTCAGCATACATTTTCCTCAATGA
- the LOC118039113 gene encoding uncharacterized protein isoform X1 has protein sequence MEAAAAGDLVSSRIGPRTITASSSSSSSSSPAPLIPYNLPLLSALLACSLAQFLKIFTTWYKEKRWDSKRMLDSGGMPSSHSATVTALAVAVGLQEGTGSPVFAIVVVLACVVMYDASGVRLHAGRQAELLNQIVCEFPPEHPLSSSRPLRELLGHTPLQVVAGAILGCIVGYLMRNTD, from the exons ATGGAGGCAGCAGCAGCTGGGGATTTGGTATCATCAAGAATTGGGCCTCGAACCATCACCGCATcgtcctcttcttcttcatcatcatcacccgCGCCTCTTATACCATACAACCTTCCTCTCCTCTCTGCCTTGCTCGCCTGTTCTCTCGCTCAGTTCCTCAAGATCTTCACCACCTG GTATAAAGAAAAGAGATGGGATTCTAAAAGAATGCTTGACTCTGGTGGAATGCCTTCTTCACACTCTGCAACCGTTACAGCTCTAGCTGTGGCTGTAGGTTTGCAAGAAGGGACGGGATCGCCTGTTTTTGCCATTGTTGTTGTCTTGGCCTGTGTT GTGATGTATGATGCTTCAGGGGTCAGACTTCATGCTGGTCGGCAAGCTGAA TTGCTGAATCAAATAGTCTGTGAGTTTCCTCCAGAACACCCGTTATCCAGTTCTAGACCTCTGCGCGAATTACTTGGACATACTCCCCTTCAG GTTGTTGCCGGAGCTATCCTGGGATGCATTGTAGGCTACCTGATGAGAAATACTGATTAG
- the LOC118039113 gene encoding uncharacterized protein isoform X2 → MLRYKEKRWDSKRMLDSGGMPSSHSATVTALAVAVGLQEGTGSPVFAIVVVLACVVMYDASGVRLHAGRQAELLNQIVCEFPPEHPLSSSRPLRELLGHTPLQVVAGAILGCIVGYLMRNTD, encoded by the exons ATGCTCAGGTATAAAGAAAAGAGATGGGATTCTAAAAGAATGCTTGACTCTGGTGGAATGCCTTCTTCACACTCTGCAACCGTTACAGCTCTAGCTGTGGCTGTAGGTTTGCAAGAAGGGACGGGATCGCCTGTTTTTGCCATTGTTGTTGTCTTGGCCTGTGTT GTGATGTATGATGCTTCAGGGGTCAGACTTCATGCTGGTCGGCAAGCTGAA TTGCTGAATCAAATAGTCTGTGAGTTTCCTCCAGAACACCCGTTATCCAGTTCTAGACCTCTGCGCGAATTACTTGGACATACTCCCCTTCAG GTTGTTGCCGGAGCTATCCTGGGATGCATTGTAGGCTACCTGATGAGAAATACTGATTAG